In a genomic window of Nocardiopsis mwathae:
- a CDS encoding TRM11 family SAM-dependent methyltransferase, which translates to MATYATLLLPSANRVYADSSARLMTAELGVLNRAALEGRISDIKQTSIGGVPYLTFEADELSEADLALLANLSSIYGMFRIEGDLLAPKELHRLDLYDDDLITIQKYQGKTNEQFTKLLLNVTLWSSNFAGEMARRRFSVLDPLGGRGTTLNQAIMYGYDAAGVDIDKRDFEAYSGFIRTYLKRKRLKHQAEVAPVRRQRRVLGRQLEVTLAPSKERYKAGDTQRLSFCNIDTTEARDVYAAGSFDLLVTDAPYGVQHGSRTEGEGLRRAPLDLLRAGLPVWMELLRSGGAMGIAWNTLVAKREEVAAELRAAGLEVFDSGPYRNFEHRVDQAILRDVIVARKP; encoded by the coding sequence ATGGCCACCTATGCGACCCTCCTGCTCCCTTCGGCCAACCGCGTGTACGCTGACTCGTCGGCGCGTCTGATGACGGCGGAGCTGGGGGTGCTCAACCGCGCCGCGCTGGAGGGCCGGATATCGGACATCAAGCAGACCTCGATCGGCGGAGTCCCCTACCTCACCTTTGAGGCCGACGAGCTTTCCGAGGCCGATCTGGCATTATTGGCGAACCTTTCCTCGATCTACGGAATGTTCCGCATCGAGGGGGACCTGCTTGCACCGAAGGAGCTGCACAGGCTCGATCTGTACGATGATGATCTCATCACGATTCAAAAATACCAAGGCAAGACCAACGAGCAGTTCACCAAATTGCTGCTCAATGTCACCCTGTGGAGTTCGAATTTCGCCGGTGAGATGGCCCGGCGTCGATTCTCGGTGCTCGATCCGCTGGGCGGCCGGGGTACGACCCTGAACCAGGCGATCATGTACGGCTACGATGCCGCCGGCGTGGATATCGACAAGCGCGACTTCGAGGCCTACTCCGGCTTCATCCGCACCTATCTGAAGCGGAAGCGCCTGAAGCACCAGGCCGAGGTGGCCCCCGTGCGCCGGCAGCGCCGGGTCCTGGGGCGCCAACTGGAGGTCACACTGGCGCCGAGCAAGGAGCGTTATAAGGCCGGCGATACGCAGCGGCTGAGCTTCTGCAACATCGATACCACCGAGGCCCGGGACGTCTACGCCGCGGGCTCTTTCGACTTGCTCGTGACCGATGCCCCCTACGGCGTGCAGCACGGCAGCCGCACCGAGGGTGAAGGCCTGCGGCGCGCACCGCTGGACCTGCTCAGGGCAGGGCTTCCGGTGTGGATGGAGTTGCTGCGCTCCGGCGGTGCGATGGGCATCGCGTGGAACACTCTGGTGGCCAAGCGCGAGGAGGTCGCCGCCGAGCTGCGCGCGGCTGGGCTGGAGGTGTTCGACTCCGGCCCCTACCGGAATTTCGAGCATCGGGTCGACCAGGCGATCCTGCGCGACGTGATCGTGGCGCGCAAGCCCTGA
- a CDS encoding aminotransferase class IV family protein, with amino-acid sequence MAQLNGSPATPDELQALALTNYGHFTTMRVEDRRVRGLSLHLERLVTDCRELFGTELDPHRVRDLIRCALGHERGAVIVRVTVIVRVTVFDPQLEIGSPAARAEPHILVTTRTAGAGPPAPMSVQTAVYARDLPSVKHVGLFGLLHHRRSAQINGFDDVLFTSGSGFVSEGATWNIAFFDGERVIWPDEPVLPGVTMRLLKDLHGSSVDVPVNLTDVPRMQAAFATNASVGVRPISAIDGVRMPPDHRLFKILRKEYEELPLEGI; translated from the coding sequence ATGGCGCAACTCAACGGCTCGCCCGCCACACCTGATGAGCTGCAAGCACTGGCCCTGACCAACTACGGTCACTTCACCACCATGCGGGTCGAGGACCGGCGTGTCCGCGGTCTGTCCCTGCACCTGGAGCGGCTCGTCACCGACTGCCGCGAGCTGTTCGGCACCGAGCTGGATCCCCACCGCGTCCGGGATCTCATTCGCTGTGCCCTCGGTCACGAACGCGGGGCCGTCATCGTTCGGGTCACCGTCATCGTTCGGGTCACCGTCTTCGATCCCCAGCTTGAGATCGGGTCCCCGGCGGCACGGGCAGAGCCGCATATCCTCGTCACCACCCGCACCGCCGGGGCCGGGCCGCCGGCCCCGATGAGCGTGCAGACGGCCGTCTACGCCCGCGATCTGCCGTCGGTCAAACATGTGGGACTCTTCGGCCTGCTCCACCACCGCCGAAGCGCCCAGATCAACGGCTTCGACGACGTTCTCTTCACCAGCGGCTCGGGGTTCGTGTCGGAGGGCGCGACCTGGAACATCGCCTTCTTCGATGGCGAGCGCGTCATATGGCCCGACGAGCCGGTGCTCCCGGGCGTGACCATGCGACTGCTGAAGGATCTTCACGGGAGCAGTGTGGACGTCCCGGTCAACCTCACGGATGTGCCGCGCATGCAGGCGGCGTTCGCCACCAACGCGTCGGTGGGTGTGCGCCCGATCAGCGCCATCGACGGCGTACGGATGCCGCCGGACCACCGCTTGTTCAAGATCCTTCGGAAGGAATACGAAGAGCTCCCCCTGGAGGGCATCTAG
- a CDS encoding PH domain-containing protein, whose amino-acid sequence MTAATEPGEPTPAPTRAPTSAPAPSEADTPWRRLDVRMVWVDALWALVSFIPAVLVWVLYGVDAGWGLYLGVGMVLVSGVGAATRDFVRWLRTRYRITPDHVELRTGLFVRSHRAVRRDRIRAVDISAKLRHRLAGLRLVVIGAGQQGAADAAFEIDAVSPDTARRLRQELLGAGEADAGADPGPARPGRTPESDVQELARFHWSWVVLNVVGIWMFLVPLILLGIGYIVSWLLGLGPLVNGWIAAGYGLVTRHGLPAVLAGVAVLGLFGLFSFAALFVSEHWRYRLFRGTTARGTALRSSQGLLKTREVSRDDHRLRGVEIIEPLRWRWLGAGEVGVVSTGLAEDSWEESSASTILPCAPIGQARRVAAAALQGDRPLEAALAAHPRAALRRRLLWAALASLGAAAAVWALGAAVAPVPAWLGPALLPVLLPAALLRAWLAYRAMAYTVTGGYLVTRSGVMPRHLAALKCKAISGLTLRQSLLQRRLGLASVEMSTAAGYQVYGCTDVGVERAGWLLATVGPGIVAPFLKRSDPGDGPGPLGEGGARGGTRTFADRRRSQIMSAARAVAADTGAERVRRTEVAARAGISERVIGHYFPDAQDLVTPVPTKAAE is encoded by the coding sequence ATGACCGCTGCCACCGAACCCGGTGAGCCGACACCTGCGCCGACACGCGCACCGACATCGGCACCTGCACCGTCCGAAGCCGACACCCCCTGGCGGCGCCTCGACGTCCGTATGGTGTGGGTCGACGCCCTGTGGGCCCTCGTATCGTTCATCCCCGCCGTACTCGTGTGGGTCCTCTACGGTGTGGACGCGGGTTGGGGGCTCTACCTGGGTGTAGGCATGGTCCTGGTCAGCGGGGTCGGTGCCGCCACCCGGGACTTCGTGCGTTGGCTGCGCACCCGCTACCGCATCACCCCTGATCACGTCGAGCTGCGCACGGGCCTGTTCGTCCGCTCCCACCGGGCGGTGCGCCGGGACCGGATCCGCGCCGTGGATATCTCGGCCAAGCTCCGGCACCGCCTGGCCGGGCTGCGGCTCGTGGTCATCGGCGCGGGCCAGCAGGGAGCGGCCGACGCCGCCTTCGAGATCGACGCGGTGTCGCCGGACACTGCCCGACGGCTGCGCCAAGAGCTACTCGGCGCCGGGGAAGCCGATGCGGGCGCCGACCCCGGCCCGGCGCGGCCGGGCCGGACGCCAGAGTCGGACGTCCAGGAACTGGCCCGGTTCCACTGGTCCTGGGTGGTGCTGAACGTCGTGGGAATCTGGATGTTCCTGGTCCCCCTGATCCTGCTGGGCATCGGCTACATCGTGTCCTGGCTGCTGGGCCTGGGGCCGCTGGTGAACGGGTGGATCGCCGCCGGCTACGGGCTGGTGACGCGGCACGGGCTCCCCGCCGTGCTGGCGGGTGTCGCCGTGCTCGGCCTGTTCGGCCTGTTCTCCTTCGCCGCCCTGTTCGTTTCCGAGCACTGGCGGTACCGGCTCTTCCGGGGGACGACCGCTCGGGGCACGGCGCTACGCAGCAGCCAGGGCCTGCTCAAAACCCGCGAGGTGAGCCGGGACGACCACCGGCTGCGCGGCGTGGAGATCATCGAGCCCCTGCGATGGCGGTGGCTGGGCGCCGGCGAGGTCGGGGTCGTCTCCACTGGGCTGGCCGAGGACAGCTGGGAGGAGAGCAGCGCCAGCACGATCCTGCCCTGTGCGCCCATCGGGCAGGCACGGCGCGTCGCTGCCGCCGCGCTCCAGGGCGACCGGCCGCTGGAGGCCGCTTTGGCGGCCCACCCCCGGGCGGCGCTGCGCCGCCGCCTCCTCTGGGCGGCCCTGGCCTCCCTGGGCGCCGCGGCAGCGGTCTGGGCGCTCGGGGCAGCGGTCGCGCCGGTACCGGCCTGGCTGGGCCCCGCGCTTCTGCCGGTGCTGCTTCCGGCGGCGCTGCTGCGCGCCTGGCTTGCCTACCGGGCCATGGCCTACACGGTGACCGGCGGGTACCTGGTGACCCGCTCCGGCGTCATGCCACGTCATCTGGCCGCGCTGAAGTGCAAGGCGATCAGCGGCCTCACCCTGCGGCAATCACTGCTCCAGCGCCGACTGGGCCTGGCGAGCGTGGAGATGTCCACAGCTGCCGGATACCAGGTCTACGGCTGTACCGACGTGGGGGTCGAGCGCGCAGGGTGGCTGCTGGCCACGGTCGGCCCGGGGATCGTCGCACCGTTCCTGAAGCGGTCTGATCCCGGGGACGGCCCCGGCCCCCTGGGGGAGGGGGGCGCGCGGGGCGGCACGCGCACCTTCGCCGACCGGCGGCGGTCGCAGATCATGTCGGCAGCCCGCGCCGTAGCCGCCGACACCGGGGCCGAACGGGTGCGGCGGACCGAGGTTGCGGCCCGGGCAGGGATCAGTGAACGCGTCATCGGCCACTACTTTC
- a CDS encoding N-6 DNA methylase has product MAPHVRRLVQGLSNPLNEHDAWRIVVSLVYGRWAAQQDDGRESPRPTWSWLVAVAEREPRVGPRVREFLDHWLPRDAAPNTPDAGQADVPSLHPTVDNELRGLISTINRADRLDDLFEHCLRELSDSQAKGGHYFTPRDIARLMVEAVQPRDAHRICDPVCGSAGLLIEAVRYLRRHTSLDVRARLTGQDLHAGTLQIAQMNLEAHGVKADLAPPMDSLAEPMTEPFDIVLANPPFNMPSWTADAPNPHDPRWSDHVPPPRGDANFAWLLHIVHGLAPHGRAAVLMPDGAATNRRKADQSIREGLVRDDLVECVVALPPGLFPHVRIPCCLWLLNRDKSPQGRGGTDRRGEVLFINARKVSEQIGTSRRWRLERDGTQRILHTLAAWRGAPRFADVDGAEGYQDQPGWCRSRSLHELVDGHCDLLPPNHAVDPSDTGADSRQRIAQIRWELYKKLEEAWNLDIELRRALDEL; this is encoded by the coding sequence GTGGCGCCCCACGTCCGGCGACTGGTGCAGGGTCTGAGCAACCCTCTCAACGAGCACGACGCCTGGCGCATCGTCGTCTCCCTGGTCTACGGGCGCTGGGCGGCACAGCAGGACGATGGCCGGGAGTCTCCCCGGCCGACCTGGTCGTGGCTCGTCGCCGTAGCCGAGCGCGAGCCCCGGGTGGGGCCGCGCGTTCGAGAGTTCCTCGACCACTGGCTGCCGCGAGACGCCGCCCCCAACACCCCCGACGCAGGCCAGGCCGATGTGCCGAGCCTTCACCCGACCGTCGACAACGAACTGCGGGGCCTGATCTCGACCATCAACAGGGCGGACAGACTGGACGACCTCTTCGAACACTGCTTGAGGGAGCTCTCGGACTCTCAGGCGAAGGGCGGGCACTACTTCACCCCCCGCGACATCGCCCGGCTGATGGTGGAAGCGGTGCAGCCGCGTGACGCGCACCGGATCTGCGATCCTGTCTGCGGTTCAGCGGGCCTGCTGATCGAAGCCGTTCGCTACCTGCGCCGACACACATCCCTCGATGTCCGGGCGCGACTGACCGGCCAGGACCTGCACGCAGGCACCCTGCAGATCGCGCAGATGAACCTCGAAGCCCATGGCGTCAAGGCCGACCTGGCACCACCCATGGACAGCCTCGCCGAGCCGATGACCGAGCCGTTCGACATCGTGCTCGCCAATCCGCCGTTCAACATGCCTTCCTGGACGGCCGACGCGCCGAATCCTCACGACCCGCGATGGAGCGACCACGTTCCCCCGCCGCGCGGCGACGCGAATTTCGCCTGGCTCCTGCACATCGTCCATGGCCTGGCACCTCACGGACGAGCCGCGGTGCTGATGCCCGACGGCGCCGCGACCAACCGCCGCAAGGCCGATCAGAGCATTCGCGAGGGACTGGTCCGCGATGACCTGGTCGAGTGCGTGGTGGCGCTTCCGCCGGGACTCTTTCCGCATGTGCGGATCCCCTGCTGCCTGTGGCTGCTGAACCGCGACAAGAGTCCACAGGGTAGGGGCGGAACCGACCGGCGCGGCGAGGTCCTGTTCATCAACGCCCGGAAGGTATCCGAGCAGATCGGCACCAGCCGCAGATGGCGGCTGGAGCGGGACGGCACCCAACGGATCCTGCACACGTTGGCCGCCTGGCGAGGGGCGCCGCGCTTCGCTGACGTCGATGGCGCCGAGGGCTATCAGGATCAGCCCGGGTGGTGTCGGTCCCGCTCTCTCCACGAGCTTGTGGACGGGCACTGCGATCTGCTGCCGCCCAATCACGCCGTCGACCCGAGCGACACGGGTGCCGACTCCCGGCAGCGCATAGCCCAGATCAGATGGGAGCTCTACAAGAAGCTCGAAGAAGCGTGGAATCTGGACATCGAGCTGCGAAGGGCCTTGGACGAGCTATGA
- a CDS encoding PH domain-containing protein, whose product MVEHRSVITWLDEDPDPICLRPPRHRIEQRAIVWWTLRSLLGIAGYVGLPLAAFLIAERFWPWLADHRPWALGAATALAALFALYAVVVPVWRYAVHRWEANEAAVYARSGWFIRQWKVAPLARVQTVDTTRGPLEQLLGLSTLVVTTASSYGPVAIPGLNHEVASEAAQYISELTQAIPGDAT is encoded by the coding sequence ATGGTCGAACACCGAAGCGTGATCACCTGGCTGGATGAGGATCCAGATCCGATCTGCCTACGCCCGCCGCGCCACCGCATCGAACAGCGCGCGATCGTGTGGTGGACGTTGCGGTCGCTCCTGGGAATCGCAGGCTACGTCGGCCTCCCGCTGGCCGCCTTCCTGATCGCCGAGCGGTTCTGGCCCTGGCTGGCCGATCACCGCCCCTGGGCGCTCGGGGCGGCCACCGCGCTCGCCGCGCTGTTCGCGCTCTACGCGGTGGTCGTGCCCGTCTGGCGGTACGCGGTACACCGCTGGGAGGCCAACGAGGCGGCGGTCTACGCCCGCTCGGGGTGGTTCATTCGACAGTGGAAGGTCGCCCCCTTGGCCCGTGTCCAGACTGTGGACACCACGCGCGGCCCGCTGGAGCAGTTGTTGGGGTTGTCCACCCTCGTGGTGACGACCGCCTCGTCCTACGGACCGGTCGCCATCCCCGGGTTGAACCACGAGGTCGCCTCGGAGGCCGCCCAGTACATCAGCGAACTGACCCAGGCCATACCAGGGGACGCGACATGA